The Rhodoferax ferrireducens T118 DNA segment CAGATAAAAGCCGATGGCGCGCGCCGGCTCAAACGCTTCGCCGTACAGCCACACGCCCAGCAGCATCTGAAGGCTGGGTGAGATGTACTGCAGGATGCCCAGCGTGGCCATGGGTATGCGGCGTGCACCGGCGGCAAACAGCAGCAAGGGGATGGCGGTCAGCGGTCCGGCCAGCAACAGCCAGCCCAAGGTCGCCGGATCGCCTTGCACCAGGGCACCTTGCCCGTGCCATGCCCACCAAGCCAACATTCCCACCGCCATGGGCCACAGCAGCAGGGTCTCCAGCGTCAGGCCTTCCAGCGCGCCCAACTTGGCCAGCTTGCGCAGCAAGCCGTAGATGCCAAACGTGATCGCCAGCACCAAAGCCACCCAGGGCAGTCGCCCCGCCTGCACGGTGAGCCACAGCACACCGGCTGCGGCCACCGCCACCGCCAGCCACTGCCCAGGGCGCGGACGCTCATTCCAAAAGGCAAAGCCCAGCGCCACGTTGACCAAGGGCAAAATGAAGTAACCCAAACTGGCATCGACCATATGGGCGTTTTGCACCGCCCACACGTACACCGACCAATTGACGGACAAAAGCAAGGCCGACACCGCAAACGCCAGCAGAACCCGTGGCTGGCGGGCCAAGTCGCGCAGCCAGGCCCAGCGCTTGAGCACGGCCAGCACGCACAGCAGGAAAACAAGCGACCACACCATACGGTGCATCACGATCTCAAACGCATTGACCCGGGTGAGCTGTTTGAAAAAGACCGGGAGCAATCCCCAAGCCGTGTAAGCCAGCGCGGCGTAAAACAAACCAGGATTCATAGTTGGCAGGGGGTCATGTGATGGGTCTTGATGGCTTGGGTGCAGTTCAGAGTCTAGTGGCAAGCACATGACAGGTGGACGACAAGCAGGCACTTGATTGCTTTGGCGCACTCGGCTCCGCGCCGCCTGACGGGCTGCCGATTACAGTAGATCCCATCACGCCCCGTCTGTGGGGCCACAAGGAAACCATCACCATGAACTTTGGACTTGTCGCCCATCGATTACATCGCCTCGGCCCGGACAGCAGCCTGCTGCGCTGGGCGCGCGCCTGTGAGCCCGGCCTGCAAGCGCTGGGCCTGGGGCTGCACGCCACCGGCGGTGCCTATGACGCGCTGAGCAAATACAAACTGCTGGACGGCCAGCTCCACCCCGTGGGCAATGGCCGCGACGGTGGGCTGATGCGCCTGGTGTCGCGCATGGCCGGTGGCCTGGCGCCGCAGGCCGCCCTGGACGGCGTGTTTTTTCTGGTGGACCCGGTTGACCCGACCTCGATCTACCCTGAAGCCCAGGCGCTCAAACGCCAGTGTGTGATTCACGGTAAACCGTTTGTATCCACCCTGGCCGGCGCCATGGAATGGGTGGCGGTGGAGCTGACCAACGCCGGCCTGCACACGCTGTGCGTGCCCGAGACCGCGCCGCTGTTTGCGCTCGAATCCCAGGTGGCGGCGCTGGTCGCCCACGACGCGCTGAAAGACCAGATGGTGGCCTTTGCCGCCGAGCATTTCGACACCTTGTCGCGCTTTGCCGGGCGCGTGGCCACCGGCACCACCGGCAAGCGCCTGAACGACATGGCCTGGTCGCGCGGCTGGCCGCAAACGCAGCCCTGGGTCACGTGCTACCAAAGCGGCCCGCTCGGCGGCGACGCGCAGATTGCCGAACTGGTGCTGGACCAGCGCTGCCAGAAAGTCATCTTTTTTGAAGACCCGCATGTGGCCCGCCAGCACGAGGCCGACATCCAGTTGCTGGAGCGCGCCGTGTGCAGCGCCCAGCACGCCACCACCTGCTTCAACACCCCGACCATGGCCCGGCGCTGGGCGCAGGCGGTGATGCGCGGGCCGGGGACTCCGGCATAATCCTGATTTGATAGCATCCAAGGCAGGTTCTACGGGGGCTTGAGCCTGATTTTGTTTGAAGTCTTATGGCTTTTCAGCGGACGCCGCAGGTGCTTGGGCCGCGGCGACCGAGGGGCGACAATCTAGCCCCGGGAAGCCACCCATCCCCAACATCAGGAGCAGCAACATGACCCAGGACTTGAACCAGCAGAACGAATTGAAGAAGACGGAGCTGTGCGATTCGTGCGCCGGCATCCAGCGCAACTGGCGCCGCGCCCCCGGCCACGCCGAACTGGTGCAAGGCGACAACCGCAAGGAACCACGCAGCCACGGTCAGGTCACCATCACCCGCTACGTCTGTGCCCGCTGCGGCACGCAGTGGGAGTACGAGAACAACAAGGTCAACCTGCACGCGGGTTGGTCGGTGGTGGGCCAATAGACGGCGCTCGGTGAAGCGGCAAGTTATTTTGCCACTGCCATGCCCATCACCCTGGACACCCTGCGCCGCTACGCCGTGGCGCGTTCCCTCTTCACGCCCACCACCCTGGCCCGCGCGATCGAGCGCCTGGGCTTTGTGCAGGCCGACCCGATCCGCGCCCCGGCGCGGGCGCAGGACCTGACCTTGCGCCACCGCGTCAAGGGCTATCACGCGGGCGATCTGGAGCGGCGTTACGCCAGGCTCGGCATCGAAGAGGACTTCTTCGTCAACTACGGCTTTTTGCCGCGCGCCACGCAGGCGCTGATGCACCCGCGCACGCCAACCTTGGCGTGGCCCAAGGCACGTCTGGCGCAGGCCCATGCCGTGCTGGACTTTGTGCGGGCGCACGGGGTGGTGCACCCGCGCGAGGTGGACGCGCATTTTGCCCATGGTGCGGCGCGCAACTGGTTTGGTGGCTCGTCCAATGCCAGCACGCAGCTGCTCGACGACATGCACCACCGCGGCCTGCTGCGCATTGCCGGGCGCATGAGTGGCGTGCGTACCTACGCCGCCTGCGAGCCACGGGCGCCCTTGGGGCCGCTGGCCGATCCGACCCAGGCCATGGACGCGCTGGTCGATGTGATCGTGGGCAAGTACGCCCCCTTGCCTGAACGCTCGCTCGGCGAGTTGATCAGCCACCTGCGCGGCGGTGCCCCGCAATGGGCCGATCAACGCCAGGCGGCTTTCCAGCGCGCCAAGTTGCGGCTGGCCACAAGCCGGGTGGATGGCGTGACCTGGTATTGGCCTGCGGATGAGTCGCCGGCCTCACGCCGGTATGCGCCCGGCGCGGTGGTGCGCCTGCTGGCGCCGTTTGACCCGGTGGTCTGGGACCGTCGGCGCTTCGAGCTTTTTTGGGGCTGGGCCTATCGTTTCGAGGCCTACACGCCCGCCGCCAAACGGGTGCGCGGCTATTACGCGCTGCCGCTGTTGTGGCGTGACCAGGTCATTGGCTGGGGCAATGTGACGGTGAGTGGTGAGCGGCTCAAGGTTGATCTGGGCTATGTGGCTGGCACGGCGCCGCGTGAGGCGGCCTTTGGCCAAGCCCTGGCGCAAGAGTTGGCACGGCTGCACACCTTTCTCGCCTTGCCGGCAATTTGAACAGCTTTGCGTTGCCCTACTGATCAGGCGTTGACGGAACCGAGAAAGGCTTCCGGGTAACGCAGGCCGGCGGCCGCATCAGGCGGGAAGGCACGGTCCAGTTCAGCCAGTTCGGCCGCGCTCAGCACCACGTCAAGCGCCGCGATATTCTGGTCAAGATAGGTGCGGCGTTTGGTGCCGGGGATGGGGATGATGTCCTCGCCCTGCGCCAGCACCCAGGCCAGCGCGACTTGTGAAGCGGTGATGCCCTTGGCCGCAGCCAGATGCTTGACCGCATCGACCAGGGCCAGGTTGCGTTTGAAGTTTTCTTCTGCAAAGCGCGGCGAAAACTTGCGGCGGTAATCGTCAGCCGGCAGGTCTTCCGGCTTGGTGAATGCGCCGGTCAAAAATCCACGGCCCAGGGGCGAATAGGCCACGAAGCTCACGCCGTGCTTGCGGCAGGCCGCCAGTGTGCCGGTGACTTCAGGGTCGCGCGTCCACAATGAATACTCGCTTTGCAGGGCGGCGATGGGGTGCACCTTGCAGGCGCGCTCAATCGTGGCGGCCGAGGCTTCGGACAGGCCCAGGTAGCGCACCTTGCCGGCCTGCACCAGCTCGGCCATGGCGCCCACGGTGTCCTCGATCGGCACGGTCTTGTCGACGCGGTGCTGGTAATACAGATCAATCTGCTCGATGCCGAGGCGCTGCAGGCTCGCCTCGCAACTTGCCTTGACATAGTCGGGGCGACCGTTGACCCCACGCACCGCCTCGTTGGCCGGGTCGCGCAAGAGCCCGAATTTGGTGGCCAGGAACACCTCCTTGCGGCGCCCGGCGATGGCCTTGCCAATCAGCACTTCATTGGTGTGCGGGCCATAGACGTCAGCGGTATCGAGGAAATTGAGGCCCTGGTCCAGGGCGTGGTGCAGGGTGGCGATGGACTCGGCGTCGTCGCGGTTGCTGTAGAACTCGCTCATGCCCATGCAGCCCAGGCCGATGGCGGAAATGGTGGGGCCGTTGCGGCCGAGAGTACGGGTTTTCATGGTGTCCTTTTTGGGTTAAAAATTCAGGTGCGCTTTTTTTGCGCCCGCATGGTTTCATAGATGCGAATCTTGTTGCGGATGTAGTCCAGCGTCTCGCCCAGCACGCGCATGTCCGCCTCTACACGCTGGGCATGGTCCTCCATCAGTGTCTGGCGCTCGGCCAGGCTGGCGGGCGTGTTGCCCTGGCGCCGCAGCTGCGCATAGCGCTGCATGTCGCGCATCGACATGCCGGTGGCGCGCAAGCGCACCAGGAACTCAAGCCAGCGCATGTCGGCGTCGCCGTAGCGGCGCGCGCCGCCACGGCGCTCTACCGGCGCGATCAGGCCAATCTGCTCGTAGTAGCGCAGGGTGTAGGGGCTCAAACCAGTGGCCTTGGCCGCCTCGGCAATGCTCAGGGACGTGTTCATGGCGCTAATGTAAAACTTCGAGTGCACTCGAAGTCAAGCGCTTATTTCTTCCCAAGTGCATCTGCGATCAATCCAGGTCCAGGAGGCCAACGGAGTTGCGGGACGCAGGTGCGAGCGCTTGTGACCATAATGTTGAACCGCACCCCGCACGCACCCTATGAAGTCGGAGAACTGCCATGGCTTACACCTTGCTGATCGTCGAAGACCCCCACCAGCGCGACACCCGAACGCCCGCCGAAGGGCGTGCGGCATATGACAGCATGGTGCAGTTCGCAGCGCAGCTCAAGGCCCGAGGCTTGTTGCTGGCGACCCAATCCCTGACCTCGCACGCCGCCGCCGCCCGGGTGCAGGTGCGCGACGGCCAATCACAGGTGCTGGACGGTCCGTTTACCGAGGCCAAGGAAATGGTCGGTGGCTTCTTTTTGCTCGATTGCCAGACCCGGGCGCAGGCCATTGCCATTGCCGCCGAATGCCCGGCGGCGCAGTGGTGCACGGTGGAGGTCCGAGAAGTAGGTCCTTGCTTCGCGTGATGCAGCCCCGGACAGGGTGATTAGGGTTTTCACCTAGAGAATAGTTGTCGAAATGGACGGTGCTGGTTCGTCGTGGAACTGAGGAATGCAATGACCGATCAACACAAGATCGGTCAACGGCACCTCAATCCGCAACACACAAGGAGAGCCCCATGCGATTCATGATTATTGTCAAAGCCACGCCGGATTCAGAGGCCGGCGTGATGCCACCCGACACGCTGCTGGCCGAGATGGCCGACTACCACGAGCAACTGGCCAAAGCCGGCGTGTTGCTCGATGGCTCGGGCTTGCAGCCCAGCGCCAAAGGGTGGCGCATCCGCTACAACGGCAAGAAGCCGGATGAGCGCACGCTGATCGACGGCCCGTTTGCCGAGAGCAAGGAACTTATCGCCGGCTACACCCTCATTCAGGTGCGCACGCGCGCCGAGGCGCTGGAGTGGACACGGCGCTTCCCCAACCCCTCGATCGATGGCAAGCAAGGCGAGATTGAAGTACGCCAATTGTTTGAGCTGGAAGATTTTGGCCCGAGCGAAACCGTGGAGCGCTTTCGCGACATGGGTATGGCTGCACCGGCACAAGTTTCCAGTCCCCTTAAATCTTGAAACAAGGAGTCCTGATCATGTCTAAATCATCAGTCAAACCCATTCCCGAAGGCATGCACACTTTGACGCCGCACCTGGTGTGTGCCGGTGCGGCCGATGCCATCGAGTTCTACAAAAAAGCCTTCAACGCGGTGGAGGGCTATCGCCTGCCGGGGCCCGATGGCAAGCTCATGCATGGCAGCGTGGTGATTGGCGACTCCATGCTGATGCTGGTGGATGAAAATCCCGCTTGGGGCGCGCTCGGACCCAAGAGCTTGAAAGGCTCGCCGGTGACGATCCACCTGTATGTGCCAGGCGTCGATGCCACCGTGGCCCAGGCCGTGGCGGCCGGTGCCAAAGTCACCATGCCGGTTGCCGACATGTTTTGGGGCGATCGTTATGGCGTGTTGCAAGATCCGTTCGGCCACAACTGGTCGGTGGCGACGCATCAGCGCGATTTGAGCCCGCAGGAAATACAAGAGGCGATGGCCAAGATGGACACGACGAACAAGACGTGCACTTGAGCCGCTGCAGCCGTGGTGGCAAGCCTTACACAACTGTCGCTGGAGGCGATCTGGCGGATTGAGGGGGCCAGCATCATCGCGGCGGTGGCCCGCATGGTGCGCGACATCGGCCTGGCCGAAGAACTGGCGCAGGACGCCCTGGTCGCGGCGCTGGAACACTGGCCCGCTGACGGTGTGCCGCACAATCCGGCCGCCTGGCTGATGACGACCGCCAGGAACCGTGCACTGGACCATTTGCGACGCGCCAGGATGCTGCTGGAGAAGCACGATCAGATTGGCCATGAGCTGGAGGCCCAGGAGGCTTTGATCGTGCCCGATTTTGTGGATGCCCTGGATGCGGCCCGATCGGACCAGATCGGCGACGACTTGCTGCGCCTCATTTTCACGGCCTGTCACCCGGTGCTCTCGACCGAGGCGCGCGTCGCCTTGACCCTCAAGCTGCTCGGCGGCCTGAGCACCGCCGAGATCGCACGGGCCTGCCTGGTGCCGGAGCCCACCGTCGCGCAACGCATCGTGCGCGCCAAGCGCACGCTGACCGAGGCGCATGTGCCATTTGAACTGCCCCAGGGTGACGCCCTGAGACCGCGCCTGGGCTCGGTGCTGGAGGTGATTTACCTGATTTTCAACGAGGGTTATACCGCCACCAGCGGCGGCGAGTGGATGCGCCCGGCCCTTACCGACGAAGCCGTGCGCCTGGGGCGCGTGCTGGCCGCTCTGGCGCCCAGGGAAGCCGAAGTGCACGGACTGGTGGCGCTGATGGAGCTGCAGGCCTCGCGCGCCGGTGCACGCGTTGACGCATCGGGCCGGCCCATACTGCTGCCCGATCAGGACCGCAGCCGCTGGGACCGGCTGCTCATTCGCCGCGGCCTCGCGGCACTGCAACGCGCTGAAGCCTTGGGCGGAACGCTGGGGCCTTATGCCTTGCAGGCGGCCATTGCGGCCTGCCACGCCCGCGCCAACACGCACGCAGAGACCGACTGGCCGCGCATCGTCGCCCTTTACGATGCACTGGCGCAGGTGATGCCCTCACCCATCGTCGAACTCAACCGTGCCGTCGCCGTCGGTATCGCTTTCGGCCCGGCAGCGGGGCTGGAGATCGTGGATTCGTTGTTGCGCCATCCCCAATTGGCACGCTACCACTGGTTGCCCGGTGTGAGGGCCGATCTGCTCGCCAGGCTGGGCCGGCATGACGAAGCGCGGGCAGAGTTTGAACGGGCGGCGGGTCTGGCGCAGAACGCGCAGGAGCGCCAGCTGCTGCAGGAGCGTGCAATGGCGCAGAGCCGACTTGAAACCATCAAGCCGCGCGACCCAACGGCCGGCTGATGGCTGAGGCCGAACTCGCCAAAGGACCTAGTGGATCAAGCCAGCCAAAGGCAATCTGATGCTCCAAGGTCGGTTGGCGGGTCAAGCCGCTGTC contains these protein-coding regions:
- a CDS encoding RNA polymerase sigma factor, producing MVASLTQLSLEAIWRIEGASIIAAVARMVRDIGLAEELAQDALVAALEHWPADGVPHNPAAWLMTTARNRALDHLRRARMLLEKHDQIGHELEAQEALIVPDFVDALDAARSDQIGDDLLRLIFTACHPVLSTEARVALTLKLLGGLSTAEIARACLVPEPTVAQRIVRAKRTLTEAHVPFELPQGDALRPRLGSVLEVIYLIFNEGYTATSGGEWMRPALTDEAVRLGRVLAALAPREAEVHGLVALMELQASRAGARVDASGRPILLPDQDRSRWDRLLIRRGLAALQRAEALGGTLGPYALQAAIAACHARANTHAETDWPRIVALYDALAQVMPSPIVELNRAVAVGIAFGPAAGLEIVDSLLRHPQLARYHWLPGVRADLLARLGRHDEARAEFERAAGLAQNAQERQLLQERAMAQSRLETIKPRDPTAG
- a CDS encoding YciI family protein, with amino-acid sequence MAYTLLIVEDPHQRDTRTPAEGRAAYDSMVQFAAQLKARGLLLATQSLTSHAAAARVQVRDGQSQVLDGPFTEAKEMVGGFFLLDCQTRAQAIAIAAECPAAQWCTVEVREVGPCFA
- a CDS encoding YciI family protein, producing MRFMIIVKATPDSEAGVMPPDTLLAEMADYHEQLAKAGVLLDGSGLQPSAKGWRIRYNGKKPDERTLIDGPFAESKELIAGYTLIQVRTRAEALEWTRRFPNPSIDGKQGEIEVRQLFELEDFGPSETVERFRDMGMAAPAQVSSPLKS
- the rarD gene encoding EamA family transporter RarD, which produces MNPGLFYAALAYTAWGLLPVFFKQLTRVNAFEIVMHRMVWSLVFLLCVLAVLKRWAWLRDLARQPRVLLAFAVSALLLSVNWSVYVWAVQNAHMVDASLGYFILPLVNVALGFAFWNERPRPGQWLAVAVAAAGVLWLTVQAGRLPWVALVLAITFGIYGLLRKLAKLGALEGLTLETLLLWPMAVGMLAWWAWHGQGALVQGDPATLGWLLLAGPLTAIPLLLFAAGARRIPMATLGILQYISPSLQMLLGVWLYGEAFEPARAIGFYLIWMALVLYSADSFWNARKQRFNQ
- a CDS encoding MerR family transcriptional regulator yields the protein MNTSLSIAEAAKATGLSPYTLRYYEQIGLIAPVERRGGARRYGDADMRWLEFLVRLRATGMSMRDMQRYAQLRRQGNTPASLAERQTLMEDHAQRVEADMRVLGETLDYIRNKIRIYETMRAQKKRT
- a CDS encoding methylglyoxal synthase; this encodes MNFGLVAHRLHRLGPDSSLLRWARACEPGLQALGLGLHATGGAYDALSKYKLLDGQLHPVGNGRDGGLMRLVSRMAGGLAPQAALDGVFFLVDPVDPTSIYPEAQALKRQCVIHGKPFVSTLAGAMEWVAVELTNAGLHTLCVPETAPLFALESQVAALVAHDALKDQMVAFAAEHFDTLSRFAGRVATGTTGKRLNDMAWSRGWPQTQPWVTCYQSGPLGGDAQIAELVLDQRCQKVIFFEDPHVARQHEADIQLLERAVCSAQHATTCFNTPTMARRWAQAVMRGPGTPA
- a CDS encoding VOC family protein; protein product: MSKSSVKPIPEGMHTLTPHLVCAGAADAIEFYKKAFNAVEGYRLPGPDGKLMHGSVVIGDSMLMLVDENPAWGALGPKSLKGSPVTIHLYVPGVDATVAQAVAAGAKVTMPVADMFWGDRYGVLQDPFGHNWSVATHQRDLSPQEIQEAMAKMDTTNKTCT
- a CDS encoding DNA glycosylase AlkZ-like family protein, with the protein product MPITLDTLRRYAVARSLFTPTTLARAIERLGFVQADPIRAPARAQDLTLRHRVKGYHAGDLERRYARLGIEEDFFVNYGFLPRATQALMHPRTPTLAWPKARLAQAHAVLDFVRAHGVVHPREVDAHFAHGAARNWFGGSSNASTQLLDDMHHRGLLRIAGRMSGVRTYAACEPRAPLGPLADPTQAMDALVDVIVGKYAPLPERSLGELISHLRGGAPQWADQRQAAFQRAKLRLATSRVDGVTWYWPADESPASRRYAPGAVVRLLAPFDPVVWDRRRFELFWGWAYRFEAYTPAAKRVRGYYALPLLWRDQVIGWGNVTVSGERLKVDLGYVAGTAPREAAFGQALAQELARLHTFLALPAI
- a CDS encoding aldo/keto reductase: MKTRTLGRNGPTISAIGLGCMGMSEFYSNRDDAESIATLHHALDQGLNFLDTADVYGPHTNEVLIGKAIAGRRKEVFLATKFGLLRDPANEAVRGVNGRPDYVKASCEASLQRLGIEQIDLYYQHRVDKTVPIEDTVGAMAELVQAGKVRYLGLSEASAATIERACKVHPIAALQSEYSLWTRDPEVTGTLAACRKHGVSFVAYSPLGRGFLTGAFTKPEDLPADDYRRKFSPRFAEENFKRNLALVDAVKHLAAAKGITASQVALAWVLAQGEDIIPIPGTKRRTYLDQNIAALDVVLSAAELAELDRAFPPDAAAGLRYPEAFLGSVNA